The genomic stretch AGATGCCAACGTTTCCTTATGCGCCGAAACAGCCCCATCATCTCCTATTTACTCTACGCAGATGACATTTTGCTCTTCTCAAACGGCAAGAAGGAAAACCTTCTGAAGGTTCTTCAGTTTCTCGCCTTATTCCAGCAAGCTACTGGccaaaaaatcatcaacaacaAGAGCTGTTTTATCTGCCCTCGAGCCCTTTCGTTAGCTCGAATCAGGTCCATATCATGTATTTTGGGTTTTCGGAAAGCCAATGGAACAATACAATATTTGGGAGCCCCCCTTCGCCTAGGTAGAATCCGTTCTTCTGAGCTTCAATTTTTGGTGGTTAAGGTGGAGAGGAAGACCGCTGGTTGGGCCGGCAGACACATCTCACAAGCGGGAAGAACCACTTTAATTCGCCATGTCTTGGGAAGCGTCCCCATCCATATCATGTCAGCCGTGCACATCTAGAGCCAAGTGATTGATAAACTAGAGAAAAGTTTCTCAAATTTCTTTTGGGGCTGGAATGATGGGAATCGTAAATTTCATTGGCTGGCATGGAAAAAGATTGCTAGGCCCATTGAGGAAGGTGGTCTGGGTGTGAGACGCTTGAAAGAGGTTTTGGAGGCTCATCGTCTCAAGTTAGCCTGGGCTGTAAATTTCAGCAATCAGTCGGGTCCGTGGGTTAAGCTTATGCGCAACAAGTATAGTAGGGACCTACTCCCCAACGCCTTGATGCCTCCCTCCACGAATCTGTCGCCATTTTGGAAAAGTGTAAGGGCGTTGTTTCCTCTGCTGTCAGAGACTGTCCAATGGCATATTGGACGAGGTGAGCTAAATTTTTGGAAAGCCAATTGGATGGGTAGGGGCCCTATCCAGCGCCTACTCAACAACCGGGTTCTGCCTGAGCTAGCTGATCTTCAGGTGAAAGACGTCCTCGGGTACTTAGGACCGCTCCCCCCATCCCGAGTGTTCTCCCTTCTTCCACAACAGATTATAGACAATATCTTCAATGGTGGTTTTACAACGTCGGACGAAAATGCAGAGTGTATCTGGCCGCTCGAAGTTTCTGGTTTGTTGTCCTTGCGATCAGCCTGGAAGCTGCTGAGAAGCTCGTCCCCCCCTCTTAGTGGGCCAGATGGATCTGGCATGGCTCTCTTCCTCCAAAATTCTCCATCTTGGAGAGTTCTTCAAAATGCGACCCCTGTTGACAGCAGAGTTCAGGCAAAAGGAGTGACCCTCGCGTCAAGGTGCTGGTGCTGTCTTGGAGTCGATAATGCCAGGCCTCAGGTGGAATCCATTGCCCATCTATTCCTCGCTACGACTCACGCCACAGCTCTCTGGTCGCGGTTCGGGGTGCAGTGCAGTGTGCCCCCCCTTCCTCATAACTCTGTTGATAACAGGCTCTCTCACTGGAGGAATGCCGCGGCCCCAGGCTATGCGTCAAAAACAATCAGAACTCTGCTTCCTATTCTTATTCTGTGGGAGATTTGGCGATCCAGAAATGCGGTGATTTATGGCAACTGTCCCATGAACATAACAAGGTCTATCGCCCATGTTAGATGGTGGGCTAACGTGGTAATCGGGGTGGAGCAGATGGACAGCCTCGTCAGGTCCCTTCGATCCAGTCCTTCAAGGCCGCCTAACATTATCAGACGTTCTGCCACAATCCTTGTCAAATGGAAGCGGCCATCGCTGGGTGGGTCAAATTAAATGTGGATGGATCGGCATTGAGTAACCTAGGTCCCTCAAGTGGGGGTGGAATCTGCAGGAACGACAACGGTACCTTTATCTTTGGTTTCTCCATGGCCTACGGGGTTGGTACAAACAACCTGGCGAAACTTCGTGCTATTCACGATGGAATGGTCCTATGCTTAGAGAAAGGTATGCAAAGAATAATGGTAGAATCAGATTCAAAATTGGTGATTGCAAGCCTTACAAATCATTCCAATATTCCATGGAAGTGGAAACCTTGGATTTCTCGGATTAATTGATTGCGGAGGCAGGACATTTTTTCCTTCTCTGACACGCTTAGAGAAGCTAATGGCCCAGCGGACCGTATGGCCCGCGAAGGGAGCCACAATCAAGTAAATGCGGTTCATATTCATCATAGGACGCTCCCAATGGAAGTTTGCAGACTGATTTTTTTGGATAGAGTCGGAATAGGGTCGCTCAGAGCAGTCTTCTTAGACTGACCGCATGTttggtttctctctctttttttattttatatatatatatatatatatatatattattgccTCTCTATTTCT from Magnolia sinica isolate HGM2019 chromosome 17, MsV1, whole genome shotgun sequence encodes the following:
- the LOC131231793 gene encoding uncharacterized protein LOC131231793, with the translated sequence MEVCWGNNWFSILINGEPSGFFKSFRGLRQGDPLSPALFIIAMEAFSVNLKLLINSGRCQRFLMRRNSPIISYLLYADDILLFSNGKKENLLKVLQFLALFQQATGQKIINNKSCFICPRALSLARIRSISCILGFRKANGTIQYLGAPLRLGRIRSSELQFLVVKVERKTAGWAGRHISQAGRTTLIRHVLGSVPIHIMPIEEGGLGVRRLKEVLEAHRLKLAWAVNFSNQSGPWVKLMRNKYSRDLLPNALMPPSTNLSPFWKSVRALFPLLSETVQWHIGRGELNFWKANWMGRGPIQRLLNNRVLPELADLQVKDVLGYLGPLPPSRVFSLLPQQIIDNIFNGGFTTSDENAECIWPLEVSGLLSLRSAWKLLRSSSPPLSGPDGSGMALFLQNSPSWRVLQNATPVDSRVQAKGVTLASRCWCCLGVDNARPQVESIAHLFLATTHATALWSRFGVQCSVPPLPHNSVDNRLSHWRNAAAPGYASKTIRTLLPILILWEIWRSRNAVIYGNCPMNITRSIAHVRWWANVVIGVEQMDSLVRSLRSSPSRPPNIIRRSATILVKWKRPSLGGSN